A genomic window from Silene latifolia isolate original U9 population chromosome Y, ASM4854445v1, whole genome shotgun sequence includes:
- the LOC141627155 gene encoding uncharacterized protein LOC141627155: MEGHYEAISCMAKNPHHLKGIFSGSMDGEIRLWDLSSRRTVSRFLGHQGPVKGITVSTDGRILVSCGLDSTVRLWNTPALSIMESDESSANSSEV, translated from the exons ATGGAAGGACATTATGAGGCTATTTCGTGTATGGCTAAGAACCCACATCACTTGAAAGGAATTTTTTCGGGTTCTATGGACGGAG AAATCCGGCTTTGGGATCTATCTTCCAGG CGGACTGTTTCTCGTTTCCTTGGTCACCAAGGTCCAGTAAAGGGCATAACAGTATCAACCGATGGGCGCATTCTTGTATCATGTGGACTTGATTCCAC AGTGAGATTGTGGAATACCCCAGCTCTTTCTATAATGGAATCAGACGAGTCTTCTGCTAACTCATCGGAGGTTTGA